AGCGCACTGCGGACCCCCGACAGCTGGGTCAGGATGTCGTGGCAATCACGGCCTTCTTCAATCATGCGCTGCAACCCACGCACCTGTCCTTCAATCCGTCTCAGGCGCTTGAGCACCTTCTGGTCAGTCTCTGTCAGGGGTGGATAGGTGGGTTCGGCGGCCACCTCGGTGGGTCGGTTGGTCTTTGACTTGGTCATCAGTATACCCCCTCCCCTACTGGACCACCGGCAAACCGGCAGCCTCCCAGGCCAGCATACCGCCGTCCACATTGGTCACGCTGCGGCCCGCCTGGGTCAGCAATTCACTGGCCTGCGCACTACGGCTGCCGCTGCGGCACACCACGTATAGCTCGCCGTCCTTGGGCAGCTCGGCCATGCGGCCTTCCAGCTCGCCCAGCGGCAGCAGCTGCGCGCCCTCGATGTGTCCGGCAGCAAATTCTTCGGGCGTGCGGACATCAATGATGTGAATATCTTGGCCCAGGCGCTCGTGCAGGGCCTGAACCGTCACCGTCTGATAGCCCGCGGCAGCGGGGGCCTATGCCGTGGGCGCTGCGCTAGAAGGCGAGGTGGAGGTGGGGGGGGCAGTGTCCGCGCCGTCTGCTGGGGCGCAGGCGACCAGAGAAAACGCCAAGAGAGGCAGGGCAAAACGGGCAAAGGTGGTCATAACAGCAAACTCCTGAAACGGGGCAGCCGGTCAACGCCGGACGATGGGGGACCAAAGCGGGGGACATTCTGATTTCAAATACCACTTATACCCCCCTGGGGTAGTTGACACTATACCCCCCCAGGGTTAGATTGGCAACACGAAGCAGGACCAATCCTAGAGATCCCAAGGAGGAAAGGCATGTTCTTTAAGCGGTTTTACGACGAAGACCTGGCTCAGGCCAGCTACATGGTGGGTTGCCAGAAGACCGGCGAGTGCCTGGTGATCGATCCGGTGCGTGACGTCAGCATCTACCAAGATGAGGCCAAGGCCCAAGGCCTACGGCTGACCCACGTCACCGAAACCCACATCCACGCCGATTACCTCAGCGGGGGCCGTGAGCTGGCCTTGGCCGAAGACGCCGAGTTTCTGGTATCGGGCGAGGGCGGCGAAGGCTGGGAATACACCTACACCACCCCCAAGATGAAAACGGTGCGTCACGGCGACACCTTTATGGTGGGCAATGTGCGCCTGGAAGTGCGCCATACCCCTGGCCATACCCCTGAGAGCATCAGCTTTCTGGTGACTGATACCCCGCGCGGCGACCAGCCCAGCATGTTGTTCACGGGTGACTTCGTGTTCGTGGGCGATATTGGCCGCCCCGACCTGCTGGACGAAGCGGCGGGCGGTCAGGACACCCGCTTTCAGGGAGCCAAGGACATGTTTCGCAGCCTGAAAGAGCAGTTCCTCTCGCTCCCGGATTACGTGCAGGTGTGGCCCGCCCACGGTTCAGGCAGTGCCTGTGGCAAGGCCCTGGGCGCAGTGCCAACCACCACGGTGGGCTATGAGCGGGCGCTGAGCTGGTGGGCGGGGTACGTGGAGAAAGGCGAGGAGCAAGGCTTCATGGACGAGCTGCTGGACGGACAGCCCGACGCTCCGCTGTACTACGGACGCATGAAGACCCAGAACCGTGACGGTGCGGAGGTCCTGGGCGACGTGGCCCCCCTCCCTGAGCTGAGTGCCGCAGAAGCCAACGCCAGGATGGACACCGGAGTCATGCTGATCGATACCCGCGCCAAGGAGGCGTATCACGCCCAGGCCCCACAGAACAGCATCAACCTGCCGACCCCGAACAAAACCGAAACCTGGGCCGGATGGCTGCTGCGCCCCGAAGACCGCGACTACCTGCTGCTGGCCGAGGACGCCGAGGCTGCCGAAACCCTGCGCCGCCGCCTGTGGATGGTGGGGCTGGACAACGTGGTGGGCTATGTGAACAGCGTGGAAGGCCTGGACACCAAAGCGGTGCCGCCCATCCAGCCGAGTGACGTCGCGCAGTACCCAGACGCCCTGATTCTGGATGTCCGCAACAAGACCGAGTACCAGGGCGGCCACATCCCCGGCGCGACCCAGTTGCACGCTGGCCGGATCGCCTGGAAACAGACTGAGCTGCCCAAAAACCGCAAAATCATCGTGCACTGCCAGTCGGGTGCGCGCAGCAGCGCCGCCGCTAGCTACCTCGGCTCCGAAGGCTACGACGTCCTAGAGATTGCCGGAGGCTTTGAGAACTGGGCCAAGGCCAAGCCCGAGCAGGTAGAAAAAGGCCAAGGCTAAGAACGCCCGGAGCCACAGTTGAGCGTGGCCCACCTTACAGCGGCGGACCAGGACTTCCTGACCGCCGCTGCGGGCTGGCTTGTGCCTCTCCAAGACGTCATGAAAGAGAGTTTGAGATGACCATTTTTGCCTGGATCGGCGCTCTGCTGATCGGCCTGAGCCTGGGCCTGCTGGGATCGGGCGGCTCCATCCTGACCGTGCCAGTGCTGATCTACCTGGCCGGGGTAGGCGAGAAACTGGCGATTGCCCAGAGCCTCGCCATCGTGGGCGGAATCAGTCTGTTCGGGGCGATTCCTTATATCCTCCGCCGTCAGGTGGACTGGCGCAGCGTGGTACTGTTCGGCATTCCGGGCGTGCTGGGAACCTACGCGGGCGCGGCACTGAGCGCCTATCTGCCTGGGGCCATGCAGCTGCTGCTGTTTGCCGCCGTGATGATGCTGGCCGCCGTCATGATGTTCCGTCCCAAGCCCGAGGCCGACACCAGCGCCGAGAACCACCACCGCTCACCGCTCAAGATCGGAGCGGAGGGCCTAGGCGTGGGTATCCTGACCGGGCTGGTCGGCGTGGGCGGCGGCTTTTTGATTATTCCCGCGCTGGTGCTGCTGGGCGGCCTGCCCATGAGCCTGGCGGTCGGCACCAGCCTGCTGATCATCGCCGCCAAAAGCTTTGCTGGGTTCTACAAGTACGCACACCTGCTGGGCGTGGAAAACATGGATTGGACCCTGATCGCCGTCTTTACGGCCATCGGTGTGGCAGGCAGCTTCCTGGGCAGCCAACTGGGCAAAAAAGTCTCGAACGAAGCGCTGCGAAAAGGCTTTGCGATGTTTCTGGTTGTCATGGGCCTGTATGTGCTGGCCACCAATATTCCCAAAGTGCTGTGAGCGCTGCCTAGAGGTCATTCCGGAACATGGGACAGGGCCTGATTGCGTCCGTGTCTATTCGCCCGGCTCGCATACAACCCGCAGAGATCCGACCATCTCCGTGATTTTCCGAGGCAGCCGCTAGACGCGCCACCGTTAGAGTCCTGTTTAGAGTCTTATTCACTGTAAAGGAGTGAAGCATGGAAATTTTGACCTCTCCCTGGCCCTGGTGGGTCGGCGGCCCCCTGATTGGCCTGACCGTGCCGCTGCTGTTCTGGCTGGGCAACAAGTCCTTCGGTATTTCGTCCAACCTGCGCCACGGCTGCGCCATCGTGCTGCCCGAAAGCGCCAAGCCCAGCTTTTTCCGCTATGACTGGCACAAGGAAAAGTGGAACTTGATGTTCGCGCTGGGCCTGGTGCTGGGCGGGTTCCTGGCAGGGTTTGTGTTCGCCAATCCGGAGCCGACTCGCCTCAGCGAAGGCGGCCTGCGGGCCGTGAGTGGCCTGGGTGTGAAGCTGAACCCCGGCCTGGTGCCGTACGAACTGACCAACCTGGCCAGCCCCGGCGTATGGCTGATTCTGGTGCTGAGCGGCCTGTTGGTGGGCTTTGGCACACGCTACGGCGGCGGCTGCACATCAGGCCACGCCATCACCGGCCTCAGCACCCTGCAACTGCCGTCCTTGATCGCCACCGTGTCGTTTTTCGCGGGCGGTATCCTCAGCGCCAACTTCCTGCTGCCGCTGCTGATGAGGCTCGTATGACTGCTGCACAGCGCCGCGCCGCTGCCCGCCCAGCAGATGATTCGGCCCCCCGTCAGGCCACAGGCCTCCTAACCTACCTGCTGGTCGGAGTGTACTTCGGGACGGTACTGGTCAAGTCCGAGGCCGCCAGTTGGTACCGCATCCAGGAGATGTTCCGCTTTCAGGACTTTCATATGTTCGGGCTGATCGGCTCGGCGGTGGTGACTGGAATGATCAGCATGTTCTTGCTGCGCCGCTTCGGGCAGACCCGTGACGGCGCAGCCATCCAGGTCAGTCCCAAGGAAACGGGCTGGAAACGCTATGTGTTCGGCGGACTGGCCTTCGGAGTGGGCTGGGGCCTGGCGGGCGTCTGCCCTGGCCCAATCTTTGTGCTGCTGGGCGCAGGCGTGTGGCCCATGCTGATCGTGCTGGCCTCCGCGCTGTTGGGAACCTATGCCTATGGGGTATGGCGCGGCCGCCTGCCCCACTGAACCGTTCTGTATCAGGCAACCCAATAGCAGGTATTCGTATCTATTGAGAAGCAGCCCTGGCGTCCAGCTCGGCTGATCCGCTGACCTGAAACGGCCTTATGGCTACCTACAATGTTGGCATGGACTTTGCAACTCTGCGGGCCGACCTGATCGGTTCGGACGTCCTGGTCACGACTCCTCTCGGCCAGCGACGCGTGACCTACGCCGACTACGTGGCCTCAGGCAAGCCCCTGCGCAGCGTAGAAGACCGGATTCGTGATCTGGCCCTGCCCCTGTACGCCAATACCCACACCGAAGACAGCGTGACCGGCGCGGCCAGCACCCATCTGGCCCACCAGGCCCACGACTATGTCAAGGGGCAACTGGGGGCCGACGACCACTGCAAGCTGATCTTCTGCGGGTCCGGCAGCACGGCGGCCATCAAGCGCCTTCAGGAGATTCTGGGCCTGAGTGTCTGCAGCACCCAGCGCGACCGCACCGTCCAGGCCCTGCCGCCTGAGCAGCGCCCGGTGGTCTTCGTGGGGCTCTACGAGCATCACTCCAACGAGGTCAGCTGGCGCGAAACCTTGGCCGAAGTCGTGGAAGTTCCCCTGTGCGCAGAAGGCGGCATCTGCCTGAGTACCCTGGAACGCGAACTGACCCGGCCCGAATACGCCGGGCGGCCCCGCTACGGGGCGTTCAGCGCGGCCAGCAACGTGACCGGGCGACTCAGCGATACCCGCGCCCTGGCCCGCTTGCTGCATCAGCACGGGGCCTACGCCTTTTTCGACTTTGCGGCCAGTGCCCCCTATGTAGCCATTGACATGAAGCCCGGCGAGCCGGACGGCTACGACGCCGTGTTCCTCAGCCCGCACAAGTTCGTGGGTGGCCCTGGAACGCCAGGCCTGCTGTGTTTCCGCGCCGAGCTGTACGGTCAGGGACAGGCACCGACCACGGCGGGGGGCGGGACCGTCACTTACGTCAGCCGCCACAAGCACGCCTACGTGGATGACATCGAGGCGCGTGAGGACGCGGGCACACCGGCCATTCTGGGCAAAATCCGAACTGCCCTGACCTTCCGCGTCAAGGAAGAGCTGGGCACCGACCGCCTTTTGGCCCGCGAGCATGAGCTGTATGCCCTGGCCCGTGAGCGTTTTGCCCGCCACCCCCGGCTTTGGTTGCTGGGCAGTCTGGACGCCCCCCGGCTGGCTTTTCTGTCGTTTATCGTGCAGCTGCCAGGCGGCAAGACCCTGCACCCCCGCCTGACCGTGCGGCTGCTGAACGACTTGTTCGGCATTCAGGCCCGTGGTGGTTGCGCCTGCGCCGGACCTTACGGCCACGCGCTGCTGGACATCGGTGACGAGCTGAGCGAGCAGTATTTCGGCTGCATCAGCGGAGGTCTGGACGGCCTCAAGCCCGGCTGGACCCGCCTGAACCTGGCCCCCTGGATCACCGACGAAGAAGCGACATTCATTCTGGACGCCGTGGAGTTTGTGGCCGATTACGGGGAGCAGTTTCTGGCGGTCTACGACTTCGACTGGCAGACCGGTGCCTGGACCCACCCCGCCGACCCGCCCGCGCCGGATCTGTTCGGCATGACGCGCCTGCCCACCGAACAGGGGCCTGTACCCTACGCCGACTATCTGGCGCAGGCGCGGGCGCTGGTCGGCACGTTGCCCGCACCACAGCCCAAGCCGGCTCCCAGCGAGGCCCGGCCCGAACTGGTGTATTTCGCCTACTGAATAAGGGAGGGCACATGGACATGAGACCGACCGACTGGGCTGCCCGGCAACGCGACTTACAGGACGCTTCCAATCATTCTCCGCAGGAGTTTCTCCGGTTGCTGGAGGAATAAGGCCAGTTCGACCCCGCCCTGGGCAGCCTGTGGATGGCTCAAGGTGCAGCGCTCGCGCACCAGGCCGGGGAAAATGCCCAGGCCCGGTTCAGCGGCCAGCACCCTTACTTGCAGGTCAATGCCGCCCATCCCGCTGCCCCAGTGGGCTAAGCCAGGGGGCTAAGGCCGGGCGCTCCCCTCGCCCAGCAGCAGCGCCAACGTGTAGGGCGTATCGCCGGGCGGCTGGCGCCCCAACCACGCCACCAGGTCCAGCATCCGGCCCTGCAATTCGCGGGCTGTTTCGGGCGAGAGGTTCAGCGTGGTCCAGGTTCCGACATTCACTGCGGGGCCGCGCTCCCAGCCGCCTTGGTTGATGTCCAGATGCTCGCCGGCCAGATAGACCGTGATGGTCTGATCGGGGTGGGCGCTCAGCGTACGCCCGGAACTCCTGAGCCACTCTTCTAGATACGGCGTGAACATCTGCCGGATCAGCGCGGCCCGCGTCTCGGCGGTGGTCAGTGCAAAAGGAATTTTGAAGCGCTGCGACACGGCCCGGTACTGCTTGATGGGCCGCCCGCCCCGGCGCGGCTCTTCACGCACCGTCACCAGGCCCAGTTCACGCAGCCGGTTCAGGCGGTAATAAGCCTGCTCCACCGTCAGGCCCTGCGCCTGAGCAAGTGTGCCCGCGCTGACTTCTGCCCGCAGCTCCGCGCGCCCTCGGCACGGCCCAGGTTCTTGAAGGGACCATCTATGCAGTCACAGGCATCCTGTTCGGGCTACTGTCCACGGCCCTCACCGTGCTGGTGGTTTCCAGCATCGCCAAGCAACCGTTCGTGGTGGGGCTGGCTGCCCTGCCTTGGACAGCCCTGGGTGGCCTCCGTCTAGGCAGTCTGGCACTGGCCGTCGGCGCAGTATGGCTTTCGGCCCGCCGCGCACCTGCACCCCTGGACGAGACGCTACGCCAGCCGGTCTGATCCCAGGGGCGGGCTGCCTCAGGCCACCTTCGCTGCGCCCAGGCCCGCGCTACCCTGAGCGCTGATGTCCGCCGCCCCCGCCGTCTGGAAAGTCGCCCTGCCCCGCCCGATTCCCGCCTACGACTTTGCCCCGCCGCACGGCCATGCGGGGCCGGTCCCGGTGGGGGGCCGGGCGCTGGTGCCGTGGCACGGTGAGCCGGTGGTCGGGCTGGTGGTCGGCGCTGCCGAGGCACGGGGCGCTCACCGCCTGCGGGAAGCGGTGGCCCTGCTGGACCCGCCAGAGTGTCCCTGGGTTCACCCCGCAACCGTACAGGCCCTGGCGCAGTGGGTGACGGACGCTCACCTACCACTGGGCCTGGTCTGGAGCGACCTGCTCGGTGTGGGCTGGGAGCCGTCCCTCACGCACCGGGTGCGGGCCGTCGCGGGCGCGGACCTGACCGCTTTTGCCGAGAATGCCGCTCCGCAGCCGGTCCCAGGACCAGAGTGGTCGGATGGCGCGGCTTACCTCCCCGCCCTGCTGGACGCCGTGCGCGAGCAGGGTCTGCTGGAAGAGGACTTCACACCCCTGGCACGGCTGGTCTCACGCGTCTTTGCCACCGGGCAGGGTCAGAGCAGCCTGACGCCCAAACAGCGCGAGGCCGCCGAGTGGCTGGCCGAATATCCCGCTCAGGAATCGCTGAGCAGCTGGGCACGCGGCGCGGGCGTGAGCACCAGTGTGGTGGCCGCCGTGCTGGCCAAAGGTCACGCCGAACTGCGCGAGCTGGCTGCGCCACCGCCGGCCCTGCCGGACCCCGCTTCCGCCTGGACACCGACCGAAACTGACCGGGTCCCCCAGGCAGAGTGCTGGCGCGTCAGCGGAGGCAAATTCACCGGACGAATGCGGGCGCTGGCTCCACGCGTGCTGTCGCTGTTGCGGGAAGGTGGCAGCGTGCTGGTCTTGGCGCCAGAACATGCCACGTTGGAACGGGCCTGGTCTGCGCTGAGCGGTCTGGTCGCAGAGGCAGAGACAGAGGCGCTACTGTTCAGTGGTCTCCTCTCTTCCGAGCAGCGCGAAAGGGCCTGGCAAGAGATCCAGCAAGGACAGGCGCGGCTGGTGATCGGGCCCTATCTGGCCCTCAGCGTCCCCCTGCCCGATTTGAAGTTGGTGATCGTGCTGGATGAAGGCAGCGACGCCTACAAGCTCCCCGCTGGCTCGCGGGCCTGGGTGCCGGATGTCGCCCAGGCCATCGCCAGAGCGCACGGTGCATCACTCGGCACTGCGGGTGTGACTCCCGCGGTGGAAACGGTGAAGTGGCCCGCGCTGGAGCTGGCCTCACCCCGCGTGCGGCTGCATACCGTGGACTACAGCCAGCCGCCTCAGCAGCCTGAACTGGGGCCGCTCTCCATGCCAGGGCAGGCCCAGGGGCAATTGGGCTATCCGCTCAGCCATGACCTGAGCCGGGTACTGCGGCAGGTGCAGGAGCGGGGCCGTCAAGCAGCGCTGCTGGCCCCCCGGCGTGGCTACTCGGCCTTGCTGCGTTGCCCGCAATGCGAACACGTGCCGCACTGCCCCAACTGCGATGTGGCCCTGCGCTTTCACCAGCAGTCACGTGGCATGGCCTGTCACCAGTGCGGCTACAAGGGCCAGGTGCCACACGCCTGCGAGGAGTGCGGCGCGGCCATGTGGCAGACCAAAGGCCCCGGCACCGAATGGATCGCGCAGGAAGTCTCCCGGCTGCTGCCGGGTTTCCCGGTGTACCGCCTGGACAAAGACCATCAGGACGACCTGGCAGAACTGCACGCTGGCGCGCCGGGCGTGGTGGTGGGCACCCAACTGCTGCTCTCGCAACCCGCGCCACCCGAACTGGCCTTGGTCGGCATCACCCTGGCCGACACCTGGCTGAACATCTCCGACTTCCGCGCTTCCGAGCGCTACCATACGCTGCTGTGGGAGCTGGCCGAGTGGCACCCTGAACGCGCCCCACTGCTGCTGGTGCAAACCTTTCAGGGAGGGCATCCGGCCTTGCAAGCGGTGGGGCAGGGCCAAAGTGTCAGCCTGTATCCGCAGCGTGAGTGGGAGATCCGCCAGGCGCTCGGCTACCCGCCACATCTGTGCCTGGCCCAGGTGGAGGTGGCCGCCCGTGACCGTGACAAGGCCCGCAGCGCCGCCGATCAGGTGGCCGCTGCACTGCATGGCGTGGGGGCGGCCCCCCAGGAAGTCCTTGGCCCGGCTCCGGCCCCAATTGCCCGTGTGCGGGGAATGTACCCCTATCATCTGCTGCTGCGCGCCCGCTCGGCGGAGCGCCTGCGCGAACTGCTGACGGCCGTGGACACGGTGCGGGCTGGCCGTATCCGGGTGGATGTCAGCCCCAGAAGCGTGACCTGAGGCAAGGCCACAACATGGCTGCGGCCTTCTGTACCGCGTGGCCGCAATCTTGTTTATTTCCCATCCTCTCGCAGGAGCACTACCTTTCTGCCCCCAGCCCAGGAACAGCCCCCAGCCACACGCCAGCGCTAAGATGAGCTGTACTACCCAAATCCCATTTGTTGGAGGTTTACCTATGACGATGAAACAACCCGTACGCGTTGCTGTGACCGGAGCCGCTGGTCAGATTGGCTACAGCCTGCTGTTCCGCATTGCCGCTGGCGACATGCTGGGCAAGGACCAACCCGTGATTCTGCAACTGCTGGAAATCACCCCCGCACTGAAAGCCTTGGAAGGTGTGGTCATGGAGCTGCGCGACGGCGCCTTCCCGCTGCTGGCTGACGTGATCACCAGCGACGACCCCAAGGTGGCCTTCAAGGACGCCGACTACGCCCTGCTGGTGGGCGCCATGCCCCGCAAACAGGGCATGGAGCGCGGCGACCTGCTGAGCGCCAACGGCGGCATCTTCAAGCCCCAGGGCGAAGCGCTGAACGAAGTCGCCAGCCGTGACGTCAAGGTGCTGGTCGTCGGCAACCCCGCCAACACCAACGCCCTGATCGCCCAGCAGAACGCCCCCGATCTGCCTGCCGGCAACTTCACCGCGATGGTCCGCTTGGACCACAACCGCGCCATCAGCCAACTGGCCGAGAAGACCGGCAAGCCTGTTACAGACATCAAAAATGTCACCATCTGGGGCAACCACTCCTCCACCCAGTACCCTGACCTGTCCCGGACCACTGTGGGCGGCGAAAAGGCACTGGACCTGGTAGACCAAGCGTGGTACGAGGGCGAGTACATCCCCACCGTCGCCAAGCGTGGCGCTGCCATCATTGAAGCTCGTGGCCTATCGTCGGCGGCCAGTGCCGCCAGCGCCGCCATTGACCACATGCGTGACTGGGCGCTGGGCACCCCCGAGGGCGAGTGGGTCAGCATGGGTATTCCCAGCGACGGCTCGTACGGCGTTCCCGAAGGCCTGATCTACGGCTTCCCAGTCACCGTCAAGGACGGCAAATACCAGATCGTGCAGGGTCTGGACGTATCCGACTTCAGCCGTCAGAAGATGGACGCCACCGCCCAGGAGTTGGAAGAGGAACGCGAAGAAGTCCGCAAACTGGGCCTGGTCAAGTAAACCCAGAGCCTTCTTAGAGCAGAGCCAGGCATGAAGCTTATGCATGCCTGGCTTTCTTTTGGTCTAGAGAGAAGACAAGTATTCAATCAGCCTC
The sequence above is a segment of the Deinococcus radiophilus genome. Coding sequences within it:
- a CDS encoding sulfite exporter TauE/SafE family protein; the protein is MTIFAWIGALLIGLSLGLLGSGGSILTVPVLIYLAGVGEKLAIAQSLAIVGGISLFGAIPYILRRQVDWRSVVLFGIPGVLGTYAGAALSAYLPGAMQLLLFAAVMMLAAVMMFRPKPEADTSAENHHRSPLKIGAEGLGVGILTGLVGVGGGFLIIPALVLLGGLPMSLAVGTSLLIIAAKSFAGFYKYAHLLGVENMDWTLIAVFTAIGVAGSFLGSQLGKKVSNEALRKGFAMFLVVMGLYVLATNIPKVL
- a CDS encoding metal-sensitive transcriptional regulator gives rise to the protein MTKSKTNRPTEVAAEPTYPPLTETDQKVLKRLRRIEGQVRGLQRMIEEGRDCHDILTQLSGVRSALDAAGDVVLEQYASGCRARPGEAVTPADVVRAVKLLR
- a CDS encoding YeeE/YedE family protein encodes the protein MTAAQRRAAARPADDSAPRQATGLLTYLLVGVYFGTVLVKSEAASWYRIQEMFRFQDFHMFGLIGSAVVTGMISMFLLRRFGQTRDGAAIQVSPKETGWKRYVFGGLAFGVGWGLAGVCPGPIFVLLGAGVWPMLIVLASALLGTYAYGVWRGRLPH
- a CDS encoding aminotransferase class V-fold PLP-dependent enzyme, whose translation is MDFATLRADLIGSDVLVTTPLGQRRVTYADYVASGKPLRSVEDRIRDLALPLYANTHTEDSVTGAASTHLAHQAHDYVKGQLGADDHCKLIFCGSGSTAAIKRLQEILGLSVCSTQRDRTVQALPPEQRPVVFVGLYEHHSNEVSWRETLAEVVEVPLCAEGGICLSTLERELTRPEYAGRPRYGAFSAASNVTGRLSDTRALARLLHQHGAYAFFDFAASAPYVAIDMKPGEPDGYDAVFLSPHKFVGGPGTPGLLCFRAELYGQGQAPTTAGGGTVTYVSRHKHAYVDDIEAREDAGTPAILGKIRTALTFRVKEELGTDRLLAREHELYALARERFARHPRLWLLGSLDAPRLAFLSFIVQLPGGKTLHPRLTVRLLNDLFGIQARGGCACAGPYGHALLDIGDELSEQYFGCISGGLDGLKPGWTRLNLAPWITDEEATFILDAVEFVADYGEQFLAVYDFDWQTGAWTHPADPPAPDLFGMTRLPTEQGPVPYADYLAQARALVGTLPAPQPKPAPSEARPELVYFAY
- a CDS encoding YeeE/YedE family protein gives rise to the protein MEILTSPWPWWVGGPLIGLTVPLLFWLGNKSFGISSNLRHGCAIVLPESAKPSFFRYDWHKEKWNLMFALGLVLGGFLAGFVFANPEPTRLSEGGLRAVSGLGVKLNPGLVPYELTNLASPGVWLILVLSGLLVGFGTRYGGGCTSGHAITGLSTLQLPSLIATVSFFAGGILSANFLLPLLMRLV
- the priA gene encoding replication restart helicase PriA, with translation MSAAPAVWKVALPRPIPAYDFAPPHGHAGPVPVGGRALVPWHGEPVVGLVVGAAEARGAHRLREAVALLDPPECPWVHPATVQALAQWVTDAHLPLGLVWSDLLGVGWEPSLTHRVRAVAGADLTAFAENAAPQPVPGPEWSDGAAYLPALLDAVREQGLLEEDFTPLARLVSRVFATGQGQSSLTPKQREAAEWLAEYPAQESLSSWARGAGVSTSVVAAVLAKGHAELRELAAPPPALPDPASAWTPTETDRVPQAECWRVSGGKFTGRMRALAPRVLSLLREGGSVLVLAPEHATLERAWSALSGLVAEAETEALLFSGLLSSEQRERAWQEIQQGQARLVIGPYLALSVPLPDLKLVIVLDEGSDAYKLPAGSRAWVPDVAQAIARAHGASLGTAGVTPAVETVKWPALELASPRVRLHTVDYSQPPQQPELGPLSMPGQAQGQLGYPLSHDLSRVLRQVQERGRQAALLAPRRGYSALLRCPQCEHVPHCPNCDVALRFHQQSRGMACHQCGYKGQVPHACEECGAAMWQTKGPGTEWIAQEVSRLLPGFPVYRLDKDHQDDLAELHAGAPGVVVGTQLLLSQPAPPELALVGITLADTWLNISDFRASERYHTLLWELAEWHPERAPLLLVQTFQGGHPALQAVGQGQSVSLYPQREWEIRQALGYPPHLCLAQVEVAARDRDKARSAADQVAAALHGVGAAPQEVLGPAPAPIARVRGMYPYHLLLRARSAERLRELLTAVDTVRAGRIRVDVSPRSVT
- a CDS encoding rhodanese-like domain-containing protein, encoding MTVQALHERLGQDIHIIDVRTPEEFAAGHIEGAQLLPLGELEGRMAELPKDGELYVVCRSGSRSAQASELLTQAGRSVTNVDGGMLAWEAAGLPVVQ
- a CDS encoding malate dehydrogenase codes for the protein MTMKQPVRVAVTGAAGQIGYSLLFRIAAGDMLGKDQPVILQLLEITPALKALEGVVMELRDGAFPLLADVITSDDPKVAFKDADYALLVGAMPRKQGMERGDLLSANGGIFKPQGEALNEVASRDVKVLVVGNPANTNALIAQQNAPDLPAGNFTAMVRLDHNRAISQLAEKTGKPVTDIKNVTIWGNHSSTQYPDLSRTTVGGEKALDLVDQAWYEGEYIPTVAKRGAAIIEARGLSSAASAASAAIDHMRDWALGTPEGEWVSMGIPSDGSYGVPEGLIYGFPVTVKDGKYQIVQGLDVSDFSRQKMDATAQELEEEREEVRKLGLVK
- a CDS encoding MBL fold metallo-hydrolase, translated to MFFKRFYDEDLAQASYMVGCQKTGECLVIDPVRDVSIYQDEAKAQGLRLTHVTETHIHADYLSGGRELALAEDAEFLVSGEGGEGWEYTYTTPKMKTVRHGDTFMVGNVRLEVRHTPGHTPESISFLVTDTPRGDQPSMLFTGDFVFVGDIGRPDLLDEAAGGQDTRFQGAKDMFRSLKEQFLSLPDYVQVWPAHGSGSACGKALGAVPTTTVGYERALSWWAGYVEKGEEQGFMDELLDGQPDAPLYYGRMKTQNRDGAEVLGDVAPLPELSAAEANARMDTGVMLIDTRAKEAYHAQAPQNSINLPTPNKTETWAGWLLRPEDRDYLLLAEDAEAAETLRRRLWMVGLDNVVGYVNSVEGLDTKAVPPIQPSDVAQYPDALILDVRNKTEYQGGHIPGATQLHAGRIAWKQTELPKNRKIIVHCQSGARSSAAASYLGSEGYDVLEIAGGFENWAKAKPEQVEKGQG